Proteins encoded together in one Polaribacter reichenbachii window:
- the thiL gene encoding thiamine-phosphate kinase → MLEDKNQQKTSLAELGEFGLINHITKYFKVENASTLKAIGDDAAVLDASEKQTLVTTDLLIEGVHFDLSYMPLKHLGYKAVMVNLSDVYAMNGTAEQITVSIAVSNRFPLEAIEELYAGIQLACDTYKVDLIGGDTTSSTKGILISVTAIGKAEKEDVVYRNGAKETDLIVVSGDLGAAYLGLQVLEREKQVFKVDPNNQPDLDNYTYLIERQLKPEARKDIAGLLKELEVKPTAMIDISDGLSSELFHICTQSKVGCKIYEDKLPLDPQVISTCEEFELDSTMVALSGGEDYELLFTVPIADFDKVKANPNFSIIGHVTAENQGLQLITRANQEIELKAQGWNSLKSE, encoded by the coding sequence ATGTTAGAAGACAAAAATCAACAAAAAACATCTTTAGCGGAACTAGGTGAGTTTGGCTTAATTAATCATATTACAAAATATTTTAAAGTTGAAAATGCATCAACCTTAAAAGCAATTGGAGATGATGCAGCAGTTTTAGATGCTTCAGAAAAGCAAACTTTAGTAACCACAGATTTATTAATTGAAGGTGTACATTTCGATTTAAGTTATATGCCTTTAAAACATTTAGGTTATAAAGCTGTAATGGTAAATTTATCTGATGTGTATGCAATGAATGGAACTGCAGAACAAATTACAGTTTCTATTGCTGTTTCTAATCGTTTTCCTTTAGAAGCTATAGAAGAATTATATGCAGGTATTCAGTTGGCTTGTGATACGTATAAAGTTGATTTAATTGGTGGAGATACAACATCATCTACAAAAGGAATTTTAATTTCTGTAACTGCCATTGGTAAAGCAGAAAAAGAAGATGTTGTGTATAGAAATGGCGCAAAAGAAACAGACTTAATCGTTGTTTCTGGAGATTTAGGTGCTGCTTATTTAGGATTACAAGTTTTAGAAAGAGAAAAACAAGTTTTTAAAGTAGACCCAAATAATCAACCAGATTTAGACAATTATACGTATTTAATTGAACGTCAATTAAAGCCAGAAGCACGTAAAGATATTGCTGGTTTATTAAAAGAATTAGAAGTAAAACCAACTGCTATGATTGATATTTCTGATGGATTATCTTCAGAGCTTTTTCATATTTGTACGCAAAGTAAAGTGGGTTGTAAAATTTATGAAGATAAATTGCCTTTAGACCCTCAAGTTATTTCTACTTGCGAAGAATTTGAGTTAGATTCTACAATGGTGGCTTTAAGTGGAGGTGAAGATTACGAACTTTTATTTACAGTGCCAATTGCTGATTTTGATAAGGTAAAAGCAAATCCTAATTTTTCTATTATTGGTCACGTAACTGCAGAAAACCAAGGCTTACAATTAATTACAAGAGCAAATCAAGAAATTGAATTAAAAGCTCAGGGTTGGAATAGTTTAAAGAGTGAGTAA
- a CDS encoding plastocyanin/azurin family copper-binding protein, which produces MRKLIAVVVIVLGFAFNTNAQDKMMKEAVKTVSLEQTKGEFTQKQITLSEGTYIFEIANTNVGHNVGFVLAPKADVKAHIKNAYVTAQVKNNTKETSKEVTLKKGEYVYFCPLNPTPQYTLIVE; this is translated from the coding sequence ATGAGAAAATTAATAGCAGTAGTAGTAATCGTATTAGGTTTTGCATTTAACACAAATGCACAAGACAAAATGATGAAAGAAGCAGTAAAAACAGTTTCTTTAGAACAAACAAAAGGTGAGTTTACTCAAAAACAAATTACCTTATCAGAAGGAACGTATATTTTTGAAATTGCAAACACCAATGTTGGTCATAATGTAGGTTTTGTTTTAGCGCCAAAAGCAGATGTAAAAGCACACATTAAAAATGCTTATGTTACTGCACAAGTAAAAAACAATACCAAAGAAACCTCTAAAGAAGTTACGCTTAAAAAAGGGGAATATGTGTATTTCTGTCCTTTAAATCCAACTCCACAATATACTTTGATAGTAGAATAA
- a CDS encoding helix-turn-helix domain-containing protein, whose amino-acid sequence MAVQNITNYSFKDIFSVSTVAFEKACTIDHSIEQNNYSIYWIQEGNGTYNIDFEQYTFTDNVLFFLSPGQVFTVDSEQIKTAYKLTFKRDFYCIQTHDAEVACNGILFNNIYETPFVKPCEKDTQKLNYILENLIEEFQQNETAQYDMLQSYLKQFIINSVRIKKENHVIKEDTETRLFKDFSLLVEQNFKNMHTVTDYANRLGLSPKSITKHFQKLGAKTPSEFIKNRILLEAKRLLIYTDKTVKEIAFELGFNDPAYFTRFFTKAILKSPLQFKKEY is encoded by the coding sequence ATGGCAGTACAAAACATTACAAACTATTCTTTTAAAGATATTTTTTCGGTAAGTACAGTTGCTTTTGAAAAAGCCTGTACAATAGATCATTCAATAGAACAAAATAACTATTCCATTTATTGGATTCAAGAAGGCAATGGAACCTATAATATCGATTTTGAACAATATACTTTTACAGACAACGTGTTGTTTTTCTTATCACCAGGTCAAGTTTTTACAGTAGATTCAGAACAAATAAAAACGGCTTATAAATTAACATTTAAAAGAGATTTTTACTGCATACAAACACACGATGCAGAAGTAGCTTGTAACGGAATTTTGTTCAACAATATTTACGAAACTCCTTTTGTAAAACCTTGCGAAAAAGACACCCAAAAACTCAACTATATTCTAGAAAATCTGATAGAAGAATTTCAGCAAAATGAAACAGCACAGTATGATATGTTGCAATCGTATTTAAAGCAATTCATTATAAATTCTGTGCGTATTAAGAAAGAAAATCACGTAATAAAAGAAGACACAGAAACACGTCTTTTTAAAGATTTTAGTTTGTTGGTAGAGCAGAATTTTAAAAACATGCACACCGTAACAGACTACGCAAATAGATTAGGCCTTTCGCCAAAATCGATTACCAAACACTTTCAGAAATTGGGTGCAAAAACTCCATCAGAATTTATTAAAAACCGTATTTTATTAGAAGCAAAACGCTTGTTAATTTACACAGATAAAACCGTTAAAGAAATTGCTTTTGAGCTCGGTTTTAACGATCCTGCTTACTTTACACGCTTTTTTACCAAGGCCATTTTAAAATCTCCACTTCAGTTTAAAAAGGAATATTAA
- a CDS encoding serine hydrolase, producing MFKLKYTFILFILTIFSFQINAQIKEKTLDNLIQKTLTTFDVPGISVGILKDGKMVYSKGFGVRSLTNKKEMNENTLVGVASNSKGFTCFALAMMVDAGKLNWDDKVRKHIPEFQLYDAWVTENFTVRDLVTHRSGMGLGAGDLMFFPEGNDFKVKDVINNVKYLKPETSFRSTFAYNNNMFIIAGEVLKRISGLSWEEFIETKIMKPVGMTNSKASYNRVTDRSNIIDAHTRTEGKVIQIPHDWSETANAAGGIVSNVKDMLTWANFLMNDAVTASGKRLLSTNQFHELWQLQTPLKVNKGDWYNSNFKGYGLGWFLTDVKGGYKQVYHTGGLLGTVTQFTMIPDLDLGIIVLTNQMNGNAFNTITNTIKDSYLGYKNRNWLKTYGDRNTKYLQYNDSIKASIYKKVEIAKSDENLPKPSQIVGTYTDNWFGDVIISFDDNKYTIKSKRSTDITGQLLPFNQTTYVAKWNNRSFDADVFVNFTFDENGNAKSATMKYIAPITDFSFDFHDLNLQKID from the coding sequence ATGTTCAAATTAAAATACACTTTTATACTATTCATTTTAACGATATTTTCTTTTCAGATCAATGCTCAAATCAAAGAAAAAACGTTAGATAATTTAATACAAAAGACATTAACCACTTTTGATGTTCCAGGAATTTCTGTTGGTATTTTAAAGGACGGGAAAATGGTGTATTCCAAAGGTTTTGGTGTTCGTTCTTTAACCAATAAAAAAGAAATGAACGAAAATACTTTGGTTGGTGTAGCATCAAATAGTAAGGGTTTTACTTGTTTTGCATTAGCAATGATGGTGGATGCAGGTAAACTAAATTGGGACGATAAAGTAAGAAAACACATTCCAGAATTTCAATTGTATGATGCTTGGGTAACAGAGAATTTTACGGTTAGAGATTTGGTGACTCACAGAAGTGGAATGGGTTTAGGCGCAGGCGATTTAATGTTTTTCCCAGAAGGAAATGATTTTAAAGTAAAAGATGTTATTAATAATGTAAAATATTTAAAACCAGAAACTTCATTTAGAAGCACGTTTGCTTACAACAACAATATGTTTATTATTGCTGGCGAAGTTTTAAAACGTATAAGTGGTCTTTCTTGGGAAGAATTTATTGAAACAAAAATTATGAAACCTGTTGGGATGACAAACAGTAAAGCATCTTACAACAGAGTTACAGACAGATCTAATATTATTGATGCACATACTAGAACAGAAGGTAAAGTAATACAAATTCCTCATGATTGGAGCGAAACTGCAAATGCTGCTGGCGGAATTGTAAGCAACGTAAAAGACATGTTAACTTGGGCAAATTTTTTAATGAATGATGCTGTAACTGCATCAGGAAAAAGATTGCTAAGCACAAACCAATTTCACGAATTATGGCAACTGCAAACACCTTTAAAAGTAAATAAAGGAGATTGGTACAATTCTAATTTTAAAGGCTATGGTTTAGGTTGGTTTTTAACAGATGTAAAAGGTGGTTACAAACAAGTGTATCATACAGGAGGGTTGTTAGGTACAGTTACTCAGTTTACTATGATTCCAGATTTAGACTTGGGGATTATAGTTCTTACAAATCAAATGAATGGAAATGCTTTTAATACCATTACAAATACTATAAAAGACAGTTATTTAGGTTATAAAAATAGAAATTGGCTAAAAACGTATGGTGATAGAAATACGAAGTATTTACAATATAATGATAGTATAAAAGCGAGTATTTATAAAAAAGTTGAGATTGCAAAAAGTGATGAAAATTTACCAAAACCATCTCAAATTGTAGGTACATATACAGACAATTGGTTTGGTGATGTTATCATTTCTTTTGATGATAATAAGTACACTATAAAAAGTAAAAGATCTACAGATATTACAGGTCAATTATTGCCTTTTAACCAAACAACTTATGTGGCAAAATGGAACAATAGAAGTTTTGATGCAGATGTTTTTGTAAACTTTACGTTTGATGAAAATGGAAATGCAAAAAGTGCAACGATGAAATACATTGCACCAATTACAGATTTTAGTTTTGATTTTCACGATTTAAATCTTCAAAAAATAGATTAA
- a CDS encoding carboxymuconolactone decarboxylase family protein codes for MSVFNVPTRNEVSENNQAIFGQLEKGLGFVPNLYAAFAHSETALGNFLAFGQAKTSFSAKEKEVINLAVSQVNECVYCLSAHTAIGKMNGFTEDQILELRTGNASFDNKLDALSKFAKSVAINRGAATPEAIENFYEAGYTKGNLADAILLIGEITITNYFHKTTEVPVDFPVAEPLESLSI; via the coding sequence ATGAGTGTATTTAACGTACCAACAAGAAATGAAGTATCAGAAAATAACCAAGCCATTTTTGGTCAACTAGAAAAAGGATTGGGTTTTGTACCAAATTTATATGCAGCATTTGCACATAGTGAAACTGCATTAGGTAACTTTTTAGCTTTCGGACAAGCTAAAACTAGTTTTTCTGCCAAAGAAAAAGAAGTAATCAATTTAGCTGTAAGTCAAGTAAACGAATGTGTGTATTGTTTATCTGCACATACAGCAATTGGTAAAATGAATGGTTTTACAGAAGATCAAATTTTAGAATTAAGAACAGGTAATGCTTCTTTTGATAATAAATTAGATGCTTTATCAAAATTTGCAAAATCAGTTGCAATTAATAGAGGAGCAGCAACACCAGAAGCTATAGAAAACTTTTATGAAGCTGGTTATACAAAAGGAAATTTAGCAGATGCAATTTTATTAATTGGTGAGATTACCATTACCAATTACTTTCATAAAACAACAGAAGTTCCTGTAGATTTTCCTGTTGCAGAACCATTAGAATCTTTATCAATATAA
- a CDS encoding ATP-binding protein has protein sequence MIETELKSLLKDLVSHSQETEWLEFKLNFHSNQEIGERISALSNGACLSKKQYGFLIFGVEDKTHNIKGTTFKVKTATKGNEELENWLIQRLDPKIDFKTYEFEYSKGINISMYVIPAAINRPVKFINQAYIRIGSYTRLLKDFPDKESKIWNRKDSIKFELQLAKENLDGDSIVSLLDTQTYFDLLKLPYPSNRQGVIEKFISESLIIKKTTKYAITNLGAILFAKDLEEFPDLKRKAIRVIVYRHNNKIETVREQIGRKGYVSGYQGLIDWVNSQLPANEEIGKAFRDDKRMYPEIAVRELLANAIIHQDFEEKGFPMVEIFSDRIEITNPGTPLITPERFIDEYQSRNDILADLMRRLGICEEKGSGIDKVIFYNEIYQLPAPDILIQEKHTKVIMYSYKTLNQMDKKDKIRACYQHCCLKYVSNDKMTNQSLRERFKIESKNSAIASRIIKEALKDNVIKEDDPESNSRKYKKYIPFWA, from the coding sequence ATGATAGAAACAGAACTAAAATCACTTCTAAAAGACCTTGTTAGTCATTCACAAGAAACTGAATGGCTCGAATTCAAACTTAATTTCCATTCTAATCAAGAAATTGGAGAAAGAATATCTGCTTTATCCAATGGTGCTTGTCTAAGTAAAAAACAATATGGTTTTCTAATTTTTGGTGTTGAAGATAAAACCCACAATATAAAAGGAACAACTTTTAAAGTAAAAACAGCCACGAAAGGGAATGAAGAATTAGAAAATTGGTTAATTCAAAGACTAGACCCAAAGATAGACTTTAAAACATATGAATTTGAATATTCAAAAGGAATAAATATCAGTATGTATGTCATTCCTGCTGCAATAAATAGACCAGTTAAATTTATTAACCAAGCATATATTAGAATTGGTAGCTATACTAGATTACTTAAAGATTTTCCTGATAAAGAATCAAAAATTTGGAATAGAAAAGATAGTATAAAATTTGAGCTTCAATTAGCAAAAGAAAATTTGGATGGAGATTCAATTGTTTCTCTTTTAGATACACAAACCTATTTTGACTTATTAAAACTACCATACCCATCGAACAGGCAAGGAGTAATTGAAAAATTCATTTCAGAAAGTTTAATAATAAAAAAAACAACTAAATACGCAATCACTAATTTAGGAGCGATTCTATTTGCCAAAGACCTAGAAGAATTTCCTGATTTAAAAAGAAAAGCTATTAGAGTTATTGTTTATAGACACAATAATAAAATTGAAACAGTACGAGAACAAATTGGAAGAAAAGGCTATGTTTCAGGTTATCAAGGATTAATAGATTGGGTAAATAGTCAATTACCTGCAAATGAAGAGATAGGAAAAGCATTTAGAGATGATAAAAGAATGTATCCTGAAATTGCTGTAAGAGAACTATTAGCCAACGCTATAATTCACCAAGACTTTGAAGAAAAAGGTTTTCCTATGGTAGAAATATTTTCTGATAGAATTGAAATTACAAACCCAGGAACACCACTTATTACACCTGAACGTTTTATTGACGAATATCAATCTAGAAACGATATACTTGCTGATTTAATGAGAAGATTAGGAATCTGTGAAGAAAAAGGAAGTGGTATTGATAAAGTGATTTTTTACAACGAGATATATCAATTACCTGCACCTGATATTCTTATTCAAGAAAAGCATACAAAAGTCATAATGTATTCCTACAAGACATTAAATCAAATGGATAAAAAAGATAAAATAAGAGCTTGCTATCAACATTGCTGTTTAAAATATGTCTCTAATGATAAAATGACAAATCAATCATTAAGAGAGAGGTTTAAAATAGAAAGTAAGAATTCAGCAATTGCTTCAAGAATAATTAAAGAAGCATTAAAAGATAATGTTATTAAAGAAGATGACCCAGAAAGTAACTCAAGAAAATATAAAAAATATATACCATTTTGGGCATAA
- a CDS encoding alpha/beta fold hydrolase, translated as MQKSITFKNANISFSDVGKGTPIVLIHGFLENSTMWNNITPQLSKNNRIITVDLLGHGNSEAIGYIHSMELFAESIDAVLEHLKINEYFLIGHSLGGYVALALADKNPQRIKGLCLMNSTSNEDSEERKNLRTRANKMVQNSFESMVKMSVSNLFHQENLSKYKNEIEEIKVQALKTTVQGYMAANEGMKNRPNRNHILKENSFKKLMIIGEKDPVLDFKVSIDEAEKTNTDFVIFPDGHMSHIENREELISALNGFVKSC; from the coding sequence ATGCAGAAATCAATCACATTCAAAAACGCAAACATTTCTTTTTCTGATGTAGGAAAAGGAACCCCAATTGTTCTAATTCACGGATTTTTAGAGAATTCCACAATGTGGAATAATATTACACCTCAACTTTCTAAAAATAACAGAATAATTACAGTTGATTTGTTAGGCCATGGAAACTCAGAAGCTATTGGTTACATACATTCTATGGAATTATTTGCAGAAAGTATTGATGCTGTTTTAGAGCATCTAAAAATTAATGAATATTTTTTAATTGGGCATTCTTTAGGTGGTTATGTTGCTTTGGCTTTGGCTGATAAAAATCCGCAGAGAATAAAAGGTTTATGTTTAATGAATTCTACTTCTAACGAAGATTCTGAAGAACGAAAAAACTTAAGAACAAGAGCAAATAAAATGGTTCAAAATAGTTTTGAATCTATGGTGAAAATGTCTGTTTCAAATTTGTTTCATCAAGAGAATTTATCAAAATATAAAAACGAAATTGAAGAGATTAAAGTACAAGCTTTAAAAACTACTGTTCAAGGTTATATGGCTGCAAATGAAGGGATGAAAAACCGCCCAAACAGAAACCATATTTTAAAAGAAAACTCCTTTAAAAAGTTGATGATAATTGGTGAAAAAGATCCAGTTTTAGATTTTAAAGTTTCTATTGATGAAGCCGAAAAAACCAATACAGATTTTGTTATTTTTCCTGATGGACATATGAGTCATATAGAAAATAGAGAGGAATTAATTAGTGCTTTAAATGGTTTTGTAAAGAGCTGTTAA
- a CDS encoding choice-of-anchor B family protein — protein MKKASLILFFLTQVLCSQTPCTNGFSGIYPCKDYDLLSHFSISEIAGSGAEGNDSWGWTDPDTQSEYALMGTNKGITFINITDPLAPIILGTIETSTVNSSWRDVKVYNNHAFIVSEANNHGMQVFDLTRLRNITNPPVVFLADTHFTEFGTAHNIVINEESGYAYIVGASRSSTYKGGPIFINIQNPINPIIEGGLSEGGYAHDAQVITYNGPDSDYTSKEILIGSNESEVVIADVTNKANPTIISTISYTDVRYAHQGWFTEDLKYFILGDELDELRIGNGTKTVVFDFTDLDNPLHHFDYFGRTAAIDHNGYVKDNIYYQASYTAGLRMLDISDIKNKNMTEVGYFDTYPNNNNTAFNGAWNVYPYFPSGNIIISDIDNGFFVIRKSGTLSLENQNLELGFSMFPNPASNQTTIKSLNNESIKNIKVYSLVGQKIAEENNINNTQFQLNIGNIKKGIYFIKINDNQTTKLVVN, from the coding sequence ATGAAAAAAGCTTCTCTAATTCTCTTTTTTTTAACACAAGTACTCTGTTCTCAAACTCCTTGTACAAACGGATTTTCAGGTATTTATCCTTGTAAGGATTACGATTTACTTTCTCATTTTTCAATTTCTGAAATTGCAGGTTCTGGAGCAGAAGGAAATGATAGTTGGGGATGGACAGACCCAGATACACAAAGTGAATATGCTTTAATGGGTACAAATAAGGGCATCACATTTATTAATATTACAGATCCATTAGCGCCAATAATTTTAGGGACTATAGAAACTAGCACTGTAAATAGTTCTTGGAGAGATGTAAAAGTATATAACAATCACGCTTTTATTGTAAGTGAAGCCAATAATCACGGAATGCAGGTTTTCGATTTAACAAGACTTAGAAACATTACAAATCCTCCAGTGGTTTTTCTTGCTGATACACATTTTACAGAGTTTGGTACAGCACATAATATTGTAATTAACGAAGAAAGTGGTTATGCGTATATAGTTGGCGCAAGTAGAAGTTCTACTTACAAAGGTGGCCCAATTTTCATCAATATACAAAACCCTATAAACCCAATAATAGAAGGTGGTTTAAGCGAAGGTGGTTATGCTCATGATGCACAAGTAATTACGTACAATGGTCCAGATTCAGATTATACAAGCAAAGAAATTTTAATTGGTAGTAACGAAAGTGAAGTAGTTATTGCAGATGTTACCAATAAAGCAAACCCAACTATAATTTCTACAATAAGTTATACTGATGTAAGATATGCACACCAAGGTTGGTTTACAGAAGATTTAAAATATTTTATTTTAGGTGATGAGCTAGACGAATTAAGAATAGGAAACGGCACAAAAACGGTAGTTTTCGATTTTACAGATTTAGACAATCCTTTACATCATTTCGATTATTTTGGTAGAACAGCAGCAATCGATCATAATGGTTATGTAAAAGATAATATTTATTACCAAGCAAGTTATACTGCAGGTCTTAGAATGTTAGATATTTCTGATATCAAAAACAAAAATATGACTGAGGTTGGTTATTTTGATACTTACCCAAATAACAATAACACAGCTTTTAATGGAGCTTGGAATGTATACCCATATTTCCCTAGTGGAAACATCATTATTAGCGATATTGATAATGGCTTTTTTGTCATCAGAAAAAGTGGAACATTAAGCTTAGAAAATCAGAATTTAGAATTGGGGTTTTCTATGTTTCCTAATCCAGCATCTAACCAAACGACTATTAAATCTTTAAATAATGAATCTATTAAAAACATTAAAGTTTACTCTTTAGTTGGGCAAAAAATAGCGGAAGAAAACAACATCAATAACACTCAATTCCAACTAAATATTGGCAATATTAAAAAAGGAATTTACTTTATTAAAATTAATGATAATCAAACCACAAAATTGGTCGTTAATTAA
- the trxA gene encoding thioredoxin, whose amino-acid sequence MEIQLEQTQANDIIQNNSTVLLDFYADWCGPCQTLLPTIHKLADELKDNVTIKKVNVDNNQELAAKFGIRNIPTLVFFKDGKAVDKHTGLITERNLRSKIDRLSK is encoded by the coding sequence ATGGAAATACAATTAGAACAAACTCAAGCAAACGATATCATACAAAATAACTCTACTGTTCTATTAGATTTTTACGCAGATTGGTGTGGCCCTTGCCAAACATTATTGCCTACAATTCACAAATTAGCAGACGAGTTAAAAGACAATGTTACTATTAAAAAAGTAAACGTAGATAACAACCAAGAATTAGCAGCAAAATTCGGAATTAGAAACATACCAACTTTGGTTTTCTTTAAAGATGGTAAAGCTGTAGATAAACATACAGGTTTAATTACAGAAAGAAATTTAAGAAGCAAAATAGACAGATTAAGTAAATAA
- the brnQ gene encoding branched-chain amino acid transport system II carrier protein, translated as MNKTKEIWIAGFALFSLFFGAGNLILPPSLGAKAGLDWWIVVLGFVLTGVTIPILAIFAHAKLQGTLFDFGKKVSPVFSTIFCFLIYIIAVAIPSPRTAAVTHEIAIQPFFDSSPILTSIIYFLLVFIFSVNRSRIISLIGKFLTPIIVIILLLIIAIVTFTAQGTVNPSTLKKPFVDGILEGYQTFDAIAGVVVGAVIIISLNYSSHTTFDAKRKLIRQAGFIAGTGLLLIYGGLILSGSLLSSTFAENASRTEILTSLSTQTLGDLGATFLSVLVALACFTTAVGIVTGTADYIKGICNDSKNAYIITAAVASIIGVFVGSYQVDFIITIAVPALMFLYPITIMLILLNIVPDKYASKLVFRGVILVTFIFSIPDFLGFIIPRENLTGIKSIIPLANHSLGWVLPALLVFVLLNLKKFR; from the coding sequence ATGAATAAAACAAAAGAAATTTGGATTGCAGGTTTTGCGTTATTTTCACTCTTTTTTGGAGCAGGGAATTTAATATTACCTCCAAGTTTGGGGGCAAAAGCAGGTTTAGATTGGTGGATTGTTGTCTTAGGTTTTGTACTTACAGGAGTAACCATTCCTATTTTGGCAATTTTTGCACACGCTAAACTACAAGGAACTTTATTTGATTTTGGTAAAAAAGTTTCGCCTGTTTTTAGTACCATTTTTTGCTTTTTAATCTACATTATTGCTGTTGCAATTCCATCTCCAAGAACTGCAGCAGTTACACACGAAATTGCAATTCAGCCATTTTTTGATTCTTCACCAATTTTAACCAGTATTATTTACTTTTTATTGGTTTTTATTTTTTCGGTAAATCGTTCAAGAATCATCAGTTTAATAGGTAAGTTTTTAACTCCTATTATTGTAATTATTTTATTACTAATTATTGCAATAGTAACTTTTACAGCTCAAGGAACTGTAAATCCATCAACTTTAAAAAAACCTTTTGTAGATGGTATTTTAGAAGGTTATCAAACATTTGATGCGATTGCAGGTGTAGTTGTAGGAGCCGTAATTATTATCTCTTTAAATTATAGTTCGCACACCACTTTCGATGCCAAAAGAAAACTAATTAGACAAGCAGGTTTTATAGCAGGTACAGGTTTATTATTAATTTATGGAGGTTTAATTTTAAGTGGTTCTTTATTGTCATCAACCTTCGCAGAAAACGCATCTAGAACCGAAATTTTAACCAGTTTAAGTACACAAACTTTAGGAGATTTAGGAGCTACTTTTTTAAGTGTTTTAGTTGCTTTGGCTTGTTTTACAACTGCTGTTGGTATTGTAACAGGTACAGCAGATTATATAAAAGGAATTTGTAATGATTCTAAAAATGCTTACATAATTACAGCTGCTGTTGCTTCAATTATCGGAGTTTTTGTGGGTAGTTATCAAGTAGATTTTATCATTACTATAGCAGTGCCAGCTTTAATGTTTTTGTATCCAATAACTATTATGCTAATTTTACTAAATATTGTGCCAGATAAATACGCATCTAAATTGGTGTTTAGAGGTGTTATTTTAGTAACCTTTATTTTTAGTATTCCAGATTTTTTAGGATTTATAATTCCAAGAGAAAACTTAACCGGAATTAAAAGTATTATTCCATTAGCAAACCACAGTTTAGGTTGGGTTTTACCAGCTTTGTTGGTTTTTGTATTGTTGAATTTGAAGAAATTTCGCTAA